One Bacteroidia bacterium DNA window includes the following coding sequences:
- a CDS encoding porin, with product MKKFLLFCFLGLGLIQNVFAQQPFITIPDSSLLMVDTLRPLLKKFGNVNISGYIQPQYQWAESKGAKGFSGGDFSSNSNNRFTLRRGRIRFDYLKLNKQKLPIIYFVFQFDGTERGVFIRDFFGRIYEKKWGLLCFTTGVYARPFGFEVNYSSAVRESPERGRVSQTLLPVERDLGAMVTIQPRKASGLLNRFSLDFSVSNGQGLTNNLEFDQTKDLIGRLSFIRANHVNKFDFSASISYLSGGINQQIPTRYFLQTGSNGNQVFVVDSNPSNVGRLAPRQYYEADAQFRLKTKWGITELRAEFWMGTQTGSKSSNRTPANTTELANPIYIRPFNAGIFYFIQPVFKPNYQLVFKYDFFDPNSKVSGAEIGPASSNFTEADIKFQTFGFGFNYLINTNLKLMLFYDWVRNEKTSLKGFEQDLKDDVFTCRMQFSF from the coding sequence ATGAAAAAATTCCTTCTTTTTTGTTTTCTTGGATTGGGTTTAATTCAAAATGTATTCGCTCAGCAACCTTTCATCACCATACCCGACTCCTCTTTGTTAATGGTGGATACACTCAGACCATTGCTGAAGAAGTTTGGTAATGTTAACATTTCAGGTTATATTCAACCCCAATACCAATGGGCCGAATCCAAAGGCGCTAAAGGTTTCTCAGGCGGGGACTTTAGCTCTAATTCAAACAATAGGTTTACCCTGCGTCGAGGTAGAATTAGGTTTGATTATCTTAAACTCAACAAGCAAAAATTACCTATTATCTATTTTGTTTTTCAATTCGATGGCACGGAAAGAGGAGTCTTTATCCGTGATTTTTTTGGAAGAATCTATGAAAAAAAATGGGGCTTGCTTTGTTTTACCACCGGAGTTTACGCCAGACCTTTCGGATTTGAAGTGAATTATTCTTCTGCTGTCAGGGAGTCGCCTGAACGGGGTAGGGTGTCTCAAACCCTCTTGCCGGTCGAACGCGACCTGGGCGCCATGGTAACCATTCAGCCAAGAAAAGCTTCCGGATTGTTGAATCGTTTTTCTTTGGACTTTAGTGTTTCCAACGGACAAGGCCTTACTAATAACTTAGAGTTTGACCAAACCAAAGATTTAATTGGTCGCCTTTCCTTTATCCGAGCTAATCACGTTAACAAATTCGACTTTTCTGCCTCCATCTCTTATCTTTCGGGTGGTATTAATCAGCAAATTCCAACTCGCTATTTTCTTCAAACCGGTTCAAATGGTAATCAAGTGTTTGTAGTCGATTCCAATCCTTCCAATGTGGGACGCCTGGCACCGCGGCAATATTACGAAGCCGATGCCCAATTCCGATTGAAAACAAAATGGGGGATTACTGAACTGAGAGCCGAATTTTGGATGGGTACTCAAACAGGTTCCAAATCTTCTAATAGAACCCCTGCAAATACTACCGAATTGGCCAATCCTATTTATATCCGTCCTTTTAATGCCGGTATTTTTTACTTCATACAACCCGTTTTCAAACCAAATTATCAACTGGTTTTTAAGTATGATTTTTTCGATCCTAATTCCAAAGTGAGTGGCGCTGAAATTGGACCGGCTTCATCCAACTTTACCGAGGCAGATATCAAATTTCAAACCTTTGGATTTGGATTTAATTACCTCATTAATACCAACCTTAAATTGATGTTATTCTATGATTGGGTGCGCAATGAAAAAACTAGTTTGAAGGGCTTTGAGCAAGATCTTAAAGACGATGTTTTTACCTGCCGCATGCAGTTTTCTTTCTAG
- a CDS encoding inorganic phosphate transporter, which produces MDLSVSLLILLAICILCACAFEFINGFHDTANAVATVIYTHSLEPTKAVLLSGICNALGVLVGGISVAMGIINLLPIDILLDQQISHSLSMVFAMLLTAIIWNLGTWYLGIPASSSHTLIGSILGVGLGYSLYSGGSSSTVNWGKAGDIGLSLLISPFFGFSLTIFLMFLMKQFIKDKEIFKEPNKKKGPPNWIKYLLWFTCASVSFTHGSNDGQKGVGLIMLILIAIAPTYYALDMEKNHKDMFSQVAQIQNVAFALEHTKLSSTDSVQVSKISTETSQLNASLAAMGNDIHFNKQDRFRGRKNILIIEKASKKLLESEDLEISESQRKVLSGSVKKLLDYTNYTPLWVIILISLSLGIGTMVGWKRIVVTIGEKIGKTHLTYAQGASAELVAASTIGVSTMLGLPVSTTHVLSSGIAGSMVASSGIRNLQRKMVTNIGLAWVLTLPVCITLSASLFYLFRLIAG; this is translated from the coding sequence ATGGATTTATCAGTTAGTTTACTAATTCTTCTTGCCATTTGCATTTTGTGTGCATGCGCCTTTGAATTTATCAATGGATTTCATGACACGGCCAATGCAGTAGCGACTGTAATTTACACCCACTCCTTAGAGCCAACCAAGGCCGTTTTACTTTCAGGAATTTGCAATGCTTTAGGGGTATTGGTAGGAGGAATATCGGTTGCTATGGGAATTATTAATTTGTTACCGATAGACATATTACTTGACCAACAGATTTCGCATAGTTTGAGCATGGTGTTTGCGATGTTATTGACAGCTATTATTTGGAATTTAGGCACCTGGTATTTAGGCATTCCGGCATCGAGTTCTCATACCTTGATAGGCTCCATTTTAGGTGTTGGGCTTGGATATTCCTTGTATTCGGGTGGAAGTTCATCTACAGTGAATTGGGGAAAAGCCGGCGACATCGGACTTTCCTTATTAATTTCTCCGTTCTTCGGGTTTAGTCTTACCATTTTCCTTATGTTTTTAATGAAACAATTTATCAAGGATAAAGAGATATTCAAAGAGCCAAACAAAAAGAAAGGTCCACCCAATTGGATAAAGTATTTATTGTGGTTTACCTGTGCTTCGGTGAGTTTTACACATGGATCGAACGATGGACAAAAAGGAGTTGGACTAATTATGCTAATCTTAATTGCGATTGCACCAACCTACTACGCTTTGGATATGGAAAAGAACCACAAGGATATGTTTTCGCAAGTGGCCCAGATTCAAAATGTTGCCTTTGCATTGGAACATACCAAGCTATCGTCTACAGATAGCGTACAGGTTTCAAAAATAAGTACTGAAACCTCCCAGTTAAATGCTTCTTTGGCCGCCATGGGAAATGATATTCATTTTAATAAGCAAGATCGGTTTAGAGGCAGAAAGAACATTTTGATTATTGAAAAGGCCAGTAAAAAACTTTTGGAAAGTGAGGATTTGGAGATTAGCGAATCACAACGCAAGGTGCTAAGCGGTTCGGTTAAAAAACTTTTGGATTATACCAATTACACCCCACTATGGGTAATAATACTCATATCCTTATCGCTTGGTATCGGCACCATGGTTGGCTGGAAACGAATCGTAGTGACCATTGGAGAGAAAATTGGAAAAACCCATTTAACTTATGCACAAGGAGCAAGTGCCGAATTGGTAGCAGCAAGCACCATTGGAGTTAGCACTATGTTAGGACTGCCGGTAAGCACCACCCATGTGCTTTCTTCGGGAATTGCAGGCAGCATGGTTGCCAGCAGTGGAATAAGAAACCTTCAGCGTAAAATGGTAACGAACATTGGATTAGCATGGGTACTTACACTTCCTGTTTGTATAACCTTATCGGCCAGTTTGTTTTATCTATTCCGCCTCATTGCCGGATAA
- a CDS encoding Na/Pi cotransporter family protein, with protein sequence MLNFLQFLGSLGLFLYGMKTLSEGIQRAAGEPLRNLLRSATKHRILGVLTGMLLTIVIQFSSASTVMFVSFVNADLLTVFQSFSLIIGANIGTTLKGWLFAYVGFQGQIQLSHIAIVLLGLFFPALFSRNKKLKYTAEFFFGMGILLIGLDFLKRSLPDVQEHPELVEWIRSYSSQGSASLLLFVLIGAIITALLQSSSAMMIIVLVSVSQGWVDFYHASAMILGENIGTTITANLAALVANTNAKRAALFHTLFNLTGVILFLPLLYPALQLLDLFCTQVLQMPVSAFSSAPKAQEAVIPVALAVFHTMFNTLTALVVLPFLKQFEKLLLFILPNREEEEQHHLQYISRGLLNTTEISLEEARKEIARFGNITRRTTTFIQSIVDEKESKHKEILIERVAKYEEITDRIELEVASYLSHASEQEISVETSQQIRAMLMVIGELETIGDICFHLSKSLERKTEQKIWFNQDQRDYLKELHIQLVKAFDIMIENLEANYDKAQIEQSLMLEASINSLHDKARDKNLKQIEKGKVKLNGALIFNDLVSGYEKIGNHVLRVSQAIVGINTKRSLIGEYGA encoded by the coding sequence ATGTTGAATTTTCTTCAGTTTCTAGGTTCTTTGGGTTTATTCCTGTATGGAATGAAAACCTTAAGTGAAGGAATTCAAAGAGCCGCCGGTGAGCCTTTAAGAAACTTGTTGCGATCGGCTACCAAACACCGAATTTTAGGGGTGTTAACCGGGATGCTATTGACCATCGTCATTCAATTTTCTTCTGCATCAACCGTGATGTTTGTGAGCTTTGTGAATGCAGATTTACTAACGGTTTTCCAAAGTTTTTCATTAATTATTGGTGCCAATATCGGAACCACCCTGAAAGGATGGCTGTTTGCCTATGTGGGATTTCAAGGTCAAATTCAGCTTTCGCACATTGCCATAGTACTATTAGGATTATTCTTTCCTGCTCTTTTTAGCAGAAACAAGAAACTCAAATACACGGCTGAATTCTTTTTTGGGATGGGAATTTTGCTGATAGGGCTTGATTTTTTAAAACGCAGCTTACCGGATGTACAAGAACACCCTGAATTGGTAGAATGGATAAGGAGTTACTCCTCACAAGGCTCAGCATCATTACTTTTATTTGTACTTATTGGAGCAATTATCACGGCCTTATTGCAAAGCTCATCAGCCATGATGATTATTGTTTTAGTTTCTGTAAGTCAGGGTTGGGTGGATTTTTACCATGCTTCAGCTATGATATTGGGAGAGAATATTGGGACAACCATAACTGCAAATCTAGCAGCACTGGTGGCAAATACGAATGCCAAACGGGCAGCTTTGTTCCATACGCTATTTAATTTAACCGGTGTAATCTTATTCTTGCCACTGCTATATCCCGCCTTGCAACTATTAGATCTGTTTTGCACCCAGGTTCTTCAAATGCCTGTATCTGCCTTTTCTTCTGCACCTAAGGCTCAGGAGGCCGTTATTCCTGTTGCATTGGCCGTTTTCCATACCATGTTTAACACCCTTACAGCATTGGTTGTTCTTCCTTTCCTGAAACAATTTGAAAAACTGCTATTATTTATTTTACCAAATAGAGAAGAAGAAGAACAGCACCATCTTCAATACATAAGCCGAGGACTTCTTAACACCACCGAAATATCTCTGGAAGAAGCTCGTAAAGAAATTGCAAGGTTTGGAAATATTACTCGCCGAACCACTACGTTTATTCAGTCCATCGTAGACGAAAAGGAATCCAAACACAAAGAAATACTTATTGAAAGAGTTGCAAAATATGAAGAAATAACCGATCGGATTGAATTGGAAGTGGCCAGTTATTTATCGCATGCTTCAGAACAAGAAATAAGTGTTGAAACCAGTCAACAAATTAGGGCAATGCTGATGGTAATTGGAGAATTGGAAACCATAGGCGATATTTGTTTTCATCTGAGCAAATCGCTGGAAAGGAAAACAGAGCAAAAAATCTGGTTTAACCAGGACCAACGGGATTATTTAAAAGAATTACATATACAATTGGTTAAGGCTTTTGATATTATGATTGAGAATTTAGAGGCCAATTATGATAAAGCCCAAATAGAACAATCCTTGATGTTAGAGGCAAGTATTAACTCCTTGCATGATAAGGCAAGAGATAAAAACCTCAAGCAAATTGAAAAAGGAAAGGTAAAATTAAATGGGGCATTAATTTTCAACGACCTGGTAAGTGGTTACGAGAAAATCGGCAACCATGTATTAAGGGTTTCCCAAGCCATAGTTGGAATTAATACCAAAAGGAGTTTGATTGGAGAGTATGGAGCTTAG
- a CDS encoding VWA domain-containing protein: MNLSLEYPVWYVLVCLAIAAFFSWLLYGKRDVFPEMNPWLKKLIAAFRFLSLFLISFLLLSPLLATNHREVQKPKLVFLRDNSSSITAVGKKSYYEKEFVEEWSQLKSQLESKFDVSSFVFDEEISANENVNYNGKVTNLSAVVSQIRDRFSNQNLGAIVLATDGIYNQGNNPVFVSKELGVPIYAVGLGDTLPKKDLLINLVSHNKYAYLGNNFPLEITVEAKLCQGLSSVIQIIDESGQVKASQDFQIAGNRFQKQFSFMLKAEKVGMQRYSIRLQTIKGEVTTSNNTAEAYIEVLDGRQKVLLVYANPHPDIAALKNSIEANQSYEVETSSALNLKKKLEAYNLVIFHGIPAASGDGQNCIQELLKTEVPALFVVSSSSSIPNFNQLGNGVSIQTRSNTTNETQAIFNRNFALFSLSPELTSQLEKFPPLLSPYGDFKSSPGAQTLLFQKIGTVNTENPLLVFGQNGNRKMGSLLGENCWKWRLADFNQNKSTRNFDELVSKIVQYLAVKQDKSQFRIITKNKFQENESVLFEGEIYNDSYELINQADINLMVSNSKGKKYQFVLGKTDRSYRLDAGIFPPGVYSYEASTKMGDKLLKANGKFVVSEIKLEFTTITADHQLLRTMSLATHGKFYLPKDMKNISNEIQKSENLKPVIYNYSTFDEAIHLKWIFGLIILLLAMEWFVRKWGGAY, from the coding sequence GTGAATTTATCATTGGAATATCCTGTCTGGTACGTATTAGTTTGTTTGGCTATAGCAGCTTTCTTTTCTTGGCTGTTGTATGGTAAAAGGGATGTTTTTCCGGAAATGAACCCCTGGTTGAAAAAACTGATTGCAGCCTTCCGGTTTTTGAGTTTGTTCTTGATAAGTTTTTTATTGTTATCACCTCTGTTGGCAACTAATCACAGGGAGGTTCAAAAGCCTAAATTGGTCTTTTTAAGAGACAACTCCAGTTCAATAACTGCAGTTGGTAAAAAGTCTTATTATGAAAAGGAATTTGTTGAGGAGTGGTCTCAGTTGAAATCTCAATTGGAGTCAAAATTTGATGTGAGTTCCTTTGTTTTTGATGAGGAAATTTCAGCCAATGAGAATGTAAATTACAATGGAAAGGTTACGAATCTCTCCGCCGTAGTTTCACAAATCCGCGACCGGTTCTCCAACCAGAATTTAGGTGCCATTGTACTTGCTACCGATGGTATTTATAATCAAGGTAATAACCCGGTGTTTGTTTCCAAAGAATTGGGTGTGCCAATTTACGCGGTAGGGTTGGGTGATACTTTGCCCAAAAAGGATCTGTTAATTAACTTGGTAAGTCATAATAAATATGCATACCTAGGAAACAACTTTCCTTTGGAGATCACGGTAGAAGCTAAACTTTGTCAAGGCTTGAGTTCTGTCATTCAAATCATAGACGAATCCGGACAAGTTAAAGCAAGCCAAGATTTCCAAATTGCCGGAAATCGATTTCAAAAGCAGTTCTCCTTCATGCTTAAGGCGGAAAAAGTTGGAATGCAGCGATATAGTATTCGATTGCAAACCATTAAGGGCGAAGTAACTACCTCTAATAATACCGCTGAAGCCTATATTGAAGTGTTGGATGGAAGGCAAAAAGTGTTATTGGTTTATGCAAATCCTCACCCCGACATTGCGGCATTGAAAAATTCCATTGAAGCCAATCAAAGTTATGAGGTGGAAACAAGCTCAGCACTTAACCTTAAAAAGAAGCTTGAAGCCTACAATCTAGTGATTTTCCATGGTATTCCGGCAGCATCTGGGGATGGTCAAAATTGTATTCAAGAACTTCTTAAAACGGAAGTTCCGGCTTTATTTGTTGTAAGTTCATCTTCTTCCATTCCAAATTTTAATCAGTTGGGAAACGGTGTTAGTATTCAAACTCGTTCCAATACGACTAATGAAACCCAAGCAATTTTTAACCGAAATTTTGCATTGTTTAGTCTGAGCCCCGAATTAACCTCACAATTGGAAAAATTTCCGCCTTTACTATCTCCCTACGGAGATTTTAAATCTAGCCCTGGTGCCCAAACTTTGTTGTTTCAAAAAATAGGTACAGTAAATACCGAAAATCCTTTACTTGTTTTTGGCCAGAATGGAAATCGTAAAATGGGTAGCCTCTTAGGCGAAAACTGCTGGAAATGGAGACTGGCAGACTTTAATCAAAATAAATCTACCCGCAATTTTGATGAATTGGTGAGTAAGATTGTTCAGTACCTGGCTGTGAAGCAAGACAAAAGCCAGTTCCGAATAATTACCAAGAATAAATTTCAAGAAAACGAGTCTGTTCTATTTGAAGGGGAGATTTATAATGATAGCTATGAATTAATCAATCAAGCTGATATAAACTTAATGGTTTCCAATTCTAAAGGCAAGAAATACCAGTTTGTTTTGGGCAAAACGGATAGGTCTTATCGTCTGGATGCCGGTATTTTTCCTCCGGGTGTATATTCTTACGAAGCTTCCACTAAAATGGGTGATAAGCTTTTAAAAGCCAATGGTAAATTTGTGGTGAGCGAAATTAAATTGGAATTCACAACTATCACGGCTGATCACCAGCTCTTAAGGACTATGTCTTTGGCTACTCATGGTAAATTTTACCTGCCAAAGGATATGAAAAACATTTCAAACGAAATCCAAAAGTCCGAAAATCTTAAACCGGTAATTTATAACTATTCAACCTTTGATGAGGCCATTCACCTTAAATGGATTTTTGGATTGATTATCCTTTTACTGGCTATGGAATGGTTTGTTCGCAAATGGGGTGGGGCCTACTAA
- a CDS encoding PASTA domain-containing protein: MKEILIFVKSKPFLKQMGIIIGGWIVFTTLVMFILGFYTHNGEKVEVPDFKGKNKADLDKFIESTNLRYAIIDSVFDLKAQKGAVADQVPKPGSFVKKDRIIYLTVNAILPPKVKMPNLVDLTLRQATARIETYGLKVGRLQYVPDLAKNAVLKQLIGGKEVKPGALVNKGSSVNLVVGSGLGDEDIYVPNLIGLTKLEAVSAIESSSLSVGSVLWDNTVKDSLTAKVYRQAPLFRPEARIGSGQSIDIFLTSDFSKVKPDTLSVPN; encoded by the coding sequence ATGAAGGAAATACTAATTTTTGTAAAATCTAAACCCTTTTTAAAGCAAATGGGTATCATTATCGGAGGCTGGATTGTATTCACTACCTTGGTAATGTTTATCCTAGGTTTTTATACTCATAATGGTGAAAAGGTTGAAGTGCCTGATTTTAAAGGGAAAAACAAAGCAGATTTGGATAAATTTATTGAATCAACCAATTTACGTTATGCTATTATTGATTCGGTTTTTGACCTAAAAGCACAAAAAGGCGCCGTAGCCGACCAAGTGCCAAAGCCTGGTTCTTTCGTAAAAAAAGATAGAATAATATATTTAACAGTTAATGCTATTTTACCCCCCAAGGTGAAAATGCCTAATCTGGTTGATTTGACATTACGTCAGGCTACTGCCCGAATTGAAACCTACGGACTAAAAGTTGGACGGTTACAATATGTACCTGATTTGGCTAAGAATGCAGTTTTGAAACAACTAATAGGAGGAAAGGAAGTTAAGCCCGGAGCCCTGGTGAATAAGGGAAGTTCTGTGAATTTGGTGGTAGGTAGCGGATTGGGAGATGAGGATATTTATGTTCCTAACCTGATTGGACTAACTAAATTGGAAGCAGTTTCAGCAATTGAATCTTCTTCCTTGAGTGTTGGATCGGTTTTGTGGGACAATACGGTCAAAGATAGCTTAACGGCCAAGGTGTATCGCCAGGCGCCTCTCTTTAGACCAGAGGCAAGAATTGGCTCAGGACAAAGTATCGATATATTTTTAACAAGCGATTTTAGTAAGGTAAAACCTGATACCTTATCTGTTCCAAACTAA
- the gatA gene encoding Asp-tRNA(Asn)/Glu-tRNA(Gln) amidotransferase subunit GatA, whose amino-acid sequence MNSYTTLKEIKADLLEDRITVEGLTKQYLARIEEKKHLHAFLEVFEATALEKARQVDQKLKNGTGGKLAGMVIGIKDNICYKGHQVSGASKILSGFESLFSSTVVERLLAEDAVIIGRLNCDEFAMGSSNENSAFGVVRNPLNEKLVPGGSSGGSAAAVAGNLCLAALGSDTGGSIRQPASFCGIVGLKPTYGRVSRWGLLAYGSSFDQIGPLTHTIEDTALILEVIAGKDDFDATASSKPVPAFSNQLKFEGKAKVCYLKECLESPALDSELKEMMFEKIAFLRSQGHEVEAVDFPYLDYLVPTYYVLTTAEASSNLSRYSGIHFGYRSPNATDLESTYKKSRSEGFGKEVQRRIMLGTFVLSAGYYDAYYTKAQKVRRVLRDFTSNLLKTYDFMIMPTTPGPAFEIGKKSNDPILLYLEDIYTVQANLVGVPAISIPLGNNKDGMPFGLQLMANHFEEEKLLQFANSI is encoded by the coding sequence ATGAATTCGTATACCACCTTAAAAGAAATAAAAGCTGATTTATTGGAAGATAGAATAACTGTTGAAGGCCTTACCAAGCAGTACCTTGCAAGAATTGAAGAGAAAAAGCACCTTCATGCTTTTTTAGAAGTGTTTGAGGCAACTGCTTTGGAAAAAGCTAGGCAGGTTGATCAGAAGTTGAAAAATGGGACGGGAGGAAAGTTGGCAGGTATGGTCATTGGAATCAAAGACAATATCTGTTATAAGGGTCATCAAGTTTCAGGTGCTTCAAAAATATTAAGTGGTTTTGAATCTTTGTTTAGTTCAACCGTTGTAGAACGACTATTGGCAGAAGATGCTGTTATTATTGGCCGATTGAATTGCGATGAATTTGCTATGGGAAGTAGCAATGAGAATTCTGCCTTTGGTGTAGTTAGGAATCCTTTAAATGAAAAGTTGGTTCCTGGTGGAAGTTCAGGAGGCAGTGCAGCTGCAGTGGCCGGAAATTTATGTTTGGCAGCCCTAGGCAGTGATACCGGCGGAAGTATTCGTCAACCTGCCTCTTTTTGTGGAATCGTTGGACTTAAACCTACTTATGGCAGGGTTTCAAGGTGGGGCTTGCTTGCCTATGGTTCCTCCTTTGACCAAATTGGCCCCTTAACCCATACCATTGAAGATACCGCTTTAATTTTGGAAGTTATTGCAGGGAAAGATGATTTCGATGCAACCGCTTCTTCCAAACCGGTTCCTGCTTTTTCCAATCAGCTGAAATTTGAAGGCAAGGCAAAAGTTTGTTACTTGAAGGAATGTTTGGAAAGTCCGGCTTTGGATAGCGAGTTGAAAGAAATGATGTTTGAAAAGATAGCATTTCTTAGATCCCAAGGTCATGAAGTGGAAGCAGTTGATTTTCCTTACCTGGATTATTTGGTTCCAACCTACTATGTATTAACTACTGCTGAGGCTAGTTCAAATTTAAGTCGTTACAGTGGAATCCATTTTGGCTACCGAAGTCCGAATGCCACTGATTTGGAGAGTACATATAAGAAATCCAGGTCGGAAGGATTTGGAAAAGAAGTTCAGCGGAGAATTATGTTGGGAACTTTTGTTTTAAGCGCCGGATATTACGATGCCTATTATACCAAGGCCCAAAAGGTGAGAAGGGTTTTGAGGGATTTTACTTCGAACTTGCTCAAGACCTATGATTTTATGATTATGCCAACTACTCCGGGACCGGCATTTGAAATTGGTAAGAAATCCAATGACCCTATTTTGTTGTATTTGGAAGATATTTACACGGTTCAGGCCAATTTAGTTGGAGTTCCGGCAATTTCTATTCCTCTTGGAAACAATAAGGATGGAATGCCTTTTGGTCTTCAATTGATGGCTAATCATTTTGAAGAGGAGAAATTGTTGCAATTCGCCAATTCAATATAA
- a CDS encoding T9SS type A sorting domain-containing protein, with protein MKKFYTTAGILLTAATVVFGQVASTERFPANKKNNHTGYHVKKQNQGVAKNAAATIWQDDFSVAANWTISNQSGNSDNWVIGNAVPSGSFPIDPIASTTAANGYALFDSDLLCSGNQVADLTTASPINCSGHPGVLLQFQQNYRRFDDSTFVFVSTNGTNWTKFPVNALVANNDDPINPENVTVNISSVAGNQQFVWIRFEFWSPSSYTSGPGSAPGCGYSWMIDDVQLVDAPDNDLVATEAISYAYSMVPSFIGQSTDFATLISNNGGQAATNAKLNVKVNKGTTNVYDQTSTPVASFASGSSDTLFVTAPYAASEVGSYSVEFTVSADATDATPTDNVITHNFAITDSVYAVDGGFNATVSGISNGVETGTTNSQPYKIGNYYEVTSQGDVTATSITFALVNSTANMANTVGEVIRAVLYEVDSTVTTSLAANEVAASAEMTIAQNQVTDLSTGTSFTYITLPLTDPYVISANADYIATVEYLGNSGGKQVFVATSEPSLYKYPGVSFIYDETATNPGWYYYGSSTPVVRLNLDGPIGINEVNALSASLNIYPNPSNGPSTITYELKENSDVMVKIVDITGKTVMSLNQGRQTNGVHNVSVDLSSLPTGMYAYNVTAGNFSATKSVIVK; from the coding sequence ATGAAAAAGTTTTACACGACTGCTGGTATTTTGTTGACGGCTGCTACGGTTGTTTTCGGACAAGTAGCCTCAACAGAACGTTTTCCGGCAAACAAAAAAAACAACCACACCGGTTATCACGTTAAAAAACAGAACCAAGGTGTAGCAAAAAATGCTGCTGCGACTATTTGGCAAGATGATTTTTCTGTTGCTGCCAACTGGACTATCAGTAACCAGTCAGGAAATTCAGACAACTGGGTAATAGGTAATGCAGTTCCTTCCGGTTCTTTCCCGATTGATCCAATTGCTTCTACCACTGCTGCAAACGGATACGCTCTTTTCGATTCAGATTTACTTTGTTCAGGTAACCAAGTTGCAGATTTAACAACTGCATCTCCAATTAACTGTTCTGGTCACCCTGGTGTTTTGTTGCAATTTCAACAAAACTACCGTCGTTTTGACGATTCAACTTTTGTATTTGTTTCAACTAACGGAACTAACTGGACTAAATTCCCGGTTAATGCATTGGTTGCTAACAACGACGATCCAATCAATCCTGAGAACGTAACAGTAAACATTAGTTCTGTTGCCGGAAACCAACAATTTGTTTGGATTCGTTTCGAATTCTGGAGTCCAAGTTCATACACTAGCGGACCTGGTTCTGCACCTGGTTGTGGTTATTCCTGGATGATTGACGATGTTCAATTGGTTGATGCTCCGGATAATGACTTGGTTGCTACCGAAGCTATTTCGTATGCATATTCTATGGTTCCTTCTTTCATTGGTCAGTCTACTGATTTTGCTACATTAATTAGCAACAATGGTGGTCAAGCTGCAACCAATGCAAAATTGAATGTAAAAGTTAACAAAGGAACAACCAACGTTTATGATCAAACCAGCACTCCAGTAGCAAGTTTCGCTTCCGGAAGTTCTGATACTTTGTTTGTAACTGCTCCTTATGCAGCTTCTGAAGTTGGTTCATATTCAGTTGAATTTACTGTTAGTGCCGATGCAACGGATGCTACTCCTACCGATAACGTTATCACCCACAATTTTGCTATTACTGATAGCGTTTATGCTGTTGATGGTGGCTTTAACGCTACTGTTAGCGGAATCAGCAATGGTGTTGAAACCGGTACAACCAACTCTCAACCATACAAAATTGGTAACTACTACGAAGTAACTTCTCAAGGAGATGTAACTGCTACTTCTATCACTTTTGCTCTTGTTAACAGCACTGCTAACATGGCAAATACTGTTGGTGAAGTTATTCGTGCAGTTCTTTATGAAGTAGATAGCACTGTAACAACTTCTTTAGCTGCTAATGAAGTTGCTGCTTCTGCTGAAATGACTATTGCTCAAAACCAAGTTACCGACTTATCAACCGGTACTTCTTTCACCTATATCACCCTTCCATTAACTGATCCTTATGTAATTTCTGCAAACGCTGATTACATTGCAACAGTTGAATACTTGGGTAATTCAGGTGGCAAACAAGTATTTGTTGCTACTTCTGAGCCTAGCTTGTACAAATACCCAGGCGTTTCTTTCATCTATGACGAAACTGCTACTAACCCAGGTTGGTACTACTATGGTTCTTCTACTCCGGTAGTTCGTTTGAACCTTGATGGCCCAATCGGTATCAATGAAGTTAATGCTTTGTCAGCTTCATTAAATATTTATCCTAACCCAAGCAATGGTCCATCTACCATTACTTACGAGTTGAAAGAAAATTCAGACGTTATGGTTAAAATAGTTGACATTACTGGTAAAACTGTAATGAGCCTTAACCAAGGTCGTCAAACCAATGGTGTTCACAATGTTTCTGTAGATTTGTCTTCACTTCCTACAGGTATGTATGCTTACAATGTAACAGCCGGTAACTTCTCTGCTACCAAATCTGTAATTGTAAAATAA